From Varibaculum massiliense, a single genomic window includes:
- a CDS encoding ABC transporter ATP-binding protein, translating into MTLVFSNFLALMKRLRECVPLFVAATIVTALAQISVVGVAVSSVWISTQFILNRTNNLTLLFVMMFTLVVVHAVSTLFEVWWSHEVAYRILHTLRVHIYNAIERIAPLGLQGKRTGDVASAAMNDAEQLEWFYAHTASTAICAILTPTLFTGVLVSFIGPIGLIMLLPTAAMIAFPFALMSIQRRQGKKLRYQLAQLRIAVLDSIQGQRELRSLGMVDKQNAQILDLTRKVQVTKNSQTIRKAWESAFSTIATTVGSTILLVILTGWVLTGHLDSALLPVAVVLAGLVPTPATTLVGMLGRVGEIGACAHRINTILNAKDPIPSIPETNHVEYEAETNHLVSDNTVFSYQAGTPVINQVNLTATPKRSIAIVGKSGAGKTTLANLAMRYLDPQEGELRFDGKNLRSYQPNQYRERLALVPQDCHIFAGTVRDNLVLANPQACDDDIWAALAQADISELITSLGGLDARVGDRGTTLSGGERQRIGIARAFLRRPDMLILDEPLANIDPFLEASIAKNIRHARADRTTIVIAHRLASIRIADHIVVLDGGCVVAEGTHQELKDQPVYRTLLGQQIA; encoded by the coding sequence ATGACCTTAGTTTTCAGTAATTTCCTTGCACTGATGAAGCGGCTACGCGAATGTGTTCCCCTCTTCGTAGCCGCCACTATTGTGACTGCACTTGCCCAAATTAGTGTAGTTGGGGTTGCGGTTAGTTCTGTATGGATATCTACGCAATTCATATTAAACCGTACAAACAATCTGACCCTGCTGTTCGTTATGATGTTTACCCTGGTGGTCGTGCATGCCGTGAGTACCCTCTTTGAGGTTTGGTGGTCACATGAAGTTGCTTACCGGATTCTACATACCTTGCGGGTGCACATTTATAACGCTATCGAGCGAATCGCGCCCTTAGGGTTGCAAGGAAAACGCACCGGTGATGTGGCATCGGCTGCCATGAATGATGCGGAACAGTTGGAATGGTTTTATGCGCATACGGCCTCTACTGCCATCTGCGCCATTCTCACTCCAACTTTATTCACCGGGGTGCTGGTGAGTTTTATTGGTCCGATTGGACTGATAATGCTGCTACCAACTGCAGCTATGATTGCATTCCCTTTCGCCCTTATGTCCATACAACGCCGGCAAGGTAAAAAATTACGTTATCAACTAGCCCAGTTGCGTATTGCAGTTCTGGATTCTATTCAAGGGCAAAGGGAACTGCGATCCTTGGGGATGGTGGATAAACAAAATGCGCAGATCTTGGATCTAACACGAAAAGTGCAGGTAACTAAGAATTCGCAAACGATAAGAAAAGCCTGGGAATCAGCTTTTTCTACGATTGCAACCACAGTCGGATCCACGATTTTGCTAGTCATTCTAACTGGATGGGTACTGACCGGACATTTAGATTCGGCTTTGTTACCAGTTGCGGTGGTGCTAGCGGGTCTCGTACCAACCCCCGCGACAACGCTAGTGGGCATGCTGGGAAGAGTAGGAGAAATTGGGGCATGCGCACACCGGATTAATACCATTCTTAACGCTAAGGATCCCATCCCCTCCATCCCCGAAACCAATCATGTCGAATACGAGGCAGAAACAAATCATTTAGTTAGCGACAATACGGTTTTTTCCTATCAGGCAGGTACGCCAGTTATTAACCAAGTTAACTTAACCGCAACTCCTAAACGTTCGATCGCGATTGTTGGAAAATCAGGGGCGGGGAAAACTACCCTAGCCAATCTGGCTATGCGTTATCTTGATCCTCAGGAAGGCGAACTGCGTTTTGATGGGAAAAATCTTCGCTCCTATCAACCGAACCAATATCGCGAAAGACTGGCTCTTGTTCCCCAGGACTGCCATATTTTTGCCGGAACTGTGCGAGACAATCTTGTTTTAGCTAATCCGCAGGCCTGCGATGATGATATTTGGGCAGCTCTTGCCCAAGCTGATATCAGTGAGCTGATTACTTCTTTAGGAGGATTAGACGCGAGAGTCGGGGATCGGGGAACCACGCTCTCGGGTGGGGAACGTCAACGTATCGGGATTGCCCGTGCTTTTCTTCGGCGTCCCGACATGCTCATCCTCGATGAGCCGTTAGCTAATATCGATCCCTTCCTTGAAGCCTCCATTGCCAAAAATATTCGTCACGCGAGGGCTGACCGTACTACTATCGTCATTGCCCATAGGCTGGCTTCTATTCGTATCGCGGACCATATCGTAGTTCTTGATGGTGGGTGCGTGGTTGCAGAAGGGACTCATCAGGAGCTTAAAGATCAGCCAGTTTATAGAACGCTTTTAGGGCAACAAATAGCTTAG
- a CDS encoding ABC transporter ATP-binding protein/permease, translating to MFAKQRLVMRAAGVSVWLLAPAMMLGVLVSCLYIATAVCNAMLFNELLSSRRVFTVVGLIIAIAGLLLIRPLLEVRGQLLQNRAGLVVKSRLRQALLEQLDARGPMRGGLGRSGQIQSVLTDGVEAIEPYFVKYFTQLAVTALTAIGLTIAIASISPLIAGVLLVCGVAIIAIPRLWDRALADRGQSHWVAYENLNADFVDSMMGMSTLKSFGAAKDHGSQLEKQSSQLLKTTMGQLRLSLGETGLSGMMKVLGPALGLVIAISLITSKSMPISSLFVVTLLAIELFRPFTALSACWHEAFFGISALPAMSELFEQEQTSATTRKSPQNMPRSNEVSFVDISYTYPGAAEPALEQVTFVAPAGKTTALVGLSGSGKSTALGLLMGFDHPDSGSITVGGVPADSLDIARTVTLVPQDPIIFPGTVRSILAEANPKADEAEMMTALKLACATNLHPDNDPDSGDNILDLKIEEHASNLSGGQKQRLAIARALVRKCPLLVLDESTSGLDTQTETTVLTNIRKAYPNLTLLLVTHRIDAAEQTDHVVVMGHGKVLCSGNPCTLSQEDNAWSRLISAQIGA from the coding sequence GTGTTCGCAAAGCAGCGTTTAGTTATGCGCGCCGCCGGAGTCTCCGTGTGGCTGCTGGCCCCCGCCATGATGCTGGGTGTCCTGGTGTCTTGCTTATATATTGCAACCGCGGTGTGCAACGCCATGCTTTTCAATGAGCTATTGAGCTCTCGCCGGGTCTTCACGGTGGTGGGACTAATCATAGCTATCGCCGGTTTGCTCTTAATCCGTCCGTTACTTGAGGTCAGGGGACAGCTTCTACAAAATCGAGCGGGACTAGTGGTGAAAAGCCGCTTACGGCAGGCGCTTCTAGAGCAACTAGATGCGCGCGGACCTATGCGGGGAGGACTGGGGCGTTCTGGACAAATACAGTCGGTTCTCACTGATGGGGTTGAGGCGATCGAACCCTATTTCGTCAAGTATTTCACCCAACTGGCGGTCACTGCTCTAACCGCGATCGGTCTAACAATTGCTATTGCCAGCATTTCTCCCCTGATTGCGGGAGTTCTTTTGGTCTGTGGAGTCGCGATTATTGCTATCCCCCGATTATGGGATAGAGCTCTTGCTGATCGTGGACAATCGCATTGGGTAGCGTACGAAAATCTCAATGCCGATTTCGTGGATTCTATGATGGGAATGTCCACTTTGAAATCTTTTGGGGCGGCCAAAGATCATGGCAGCCAATTAGAAAAACAGTCGAGCCAGCTGCTGAAAACTACTATGGGGCAGCTACGGCTTTCATTGGGAGAAACGGGCCTATCAGGAATGATGAAAGTGCTCGGTCCTGCTCTCGGGCTCGTGATCGCAATTTCTTTGATTACTTCCAAGTCGATGCCGATTAGCTCGCTATTTGTGGTTACGCTGCTAGCTATCGAACTTTTCCGCCCGTTTACTGCCTTATCGGCATGTTGGCATGAAGCGTTTTTCGGTATTTCCGCGCTGCCAGCTATGAGCGAGTTATTTGAACAGGAGCAAACTTCTGCCACTACCCGCAAATCTCCGCAAAACATGCCTCGCAGTAACGAAGTATCTTTCGTGGATATCTCCTACACTTATCCGGGAGCTGCCGAGCCGGCTCTTGAGCAAGTCACTTTCGTTGCACCTGCAGGTAAAACAACCGCTTTGGTGGGGCTGTCAGGTTCCGGAAAATCCACTGCGCTCGGGTTATTAATGGGTTTCGATCACCCTGATAGTGGAAGTATCACAGTTGGAGGGGTTCCAGCTGACAGTTTGGATATTGCCCGTACCGTCACCCTGGTTCCGCAAGACCCGATTATTTTTCCAGGAACAGTAAGGTCAATTTTGGCCGAAGCTAATCCCAAAGCGGATGAAGCAGAGATGATGACGGCTCTCAAGCTAGCCTGTGCTACAAATCTGCATCCCGATAACGATCCTGATTCTGGTGACAATATTCTTGATTTAAAAATTGAAGAACATGCTTCGAACCTCTCCGGAGGGCAAAAACAGCGACTTGCAATTGCTCGGGCCCTGGTTCGTAAATGCCCGCTCCTCGTACTTGACGAATCTACTTCTGGTTTGGACACCCAAACAGAAACAACGGTTCTGACGAATATTCGCAAGGCGTACCCGAATCTCACTTTATTACTGGTTACCCACCGTATTGACGCTGCTGAGCAAACAGATCATGTAGTGGTAATGGGACATGGGAAAGTGCTTTGTAGCGGGAATCCCTGTACGTTAAGCCAGGAAGATAATGCCTGGTCAAGATTGATTAGTGCACAGATAGGAGCCTAG
- a CDS encoding YcaO-like family protein — protein MWKICAQVRPLDTNRCVLTCADGRDLVLSTDVNSIVRVLDAAQDVQSTHPLGTPLKKALEKHSCFINTHDLVFQTPDPQSKANAEVIVCGDPTIARLITSELQKIDVTARLSSQSVRECAYQVFNRGALVVCRGDEPAPVFAQTIEDNLGLNISVITVDHTPDQLLVGPAVLKGQGATYSDSLARLAGNAVNSAVFQAKMGSPVWGSFLPRLGAATNMGHKAAELIKAITRNEIDNQKSTPLDTIWAISLDGELEVHAVFPTNFMMGPQPKSPIHPPTFVVDKCYGIVKELTRVHHSAYMPPTLHTTQARTCDLRRTSTYINTVFCQGSTLIPNELGEEEKEAQVHDTELAAIGESVERYCSNLIDLKPVLHGSYRELTRKGYPLLHPEELVLFSANQYQQPGFPFVPLTPDLPVGWVEGTYYENEEPVFVPASLVYVNWYTNQYRQEPKVNFPAFAGVAAGTSSEQAILSGISEIIERHATMVWWLNTQPLPHLKLPQKYLDLFSGTKEPLRPALINLDNTFNIPVLAGVVHNDVSKLVHVGFSCRSSVEQGALKAWSEALTLQEGAHDLANPEGAHWTAIRKGLLPGRSYKKWRRDRRYLDDFREDLKDVDDLLIQQEVFLDPRAVDRVKSLLDIPATRSISSVPQLKDSQLASYIERIHARGMRVITVDITSRDVASCGLHVIRTLIPGTIGNTPAAFPYLGRNMVAEEAVRLGWVDSPRPEGSMNPFPMPHA, from the coding sequence ATGTGGAAGATTTGTGCGCAAGTAAGGCCTTTGGATACGAATAGATGCGTTCTTACATGTGCAGATGGTCGTGATCTGGTGCTCTCAACGGATGTCAATAGCATCGTGCGCGTCTTAGATGCGGCGCAGGATGTCCAGTCCACTCACCCTTTGGGCACTCCGTTGAAAAAAGCATTAGAAAAACACAGTTGTTTTATCAACACGCATGACCTAGTCTTCCAGACCCCTGATCCTCAATCTAAGGCCAATGCAGAGGTAATTGTCTGCGGTGACCCCACAATTGCGCGTTTAATAACTTCAGAGCTCCAAAAGATTGATGTCACGGCGCGCCTGTCTTCCCAGTCAGTTCGCGAATGTGCATACCAAGTCTTCAATCGCGGCGCCCTGGTGGTGTGCCGCGGAGATGAGCCTGCTCCCGTATTTGCGCAAACTATTGAAGACAATCTCGGACTAAATATTTCAGTGATCACGGTGGATCACACCCCCGACCAACTATTGGTTGGCCCAGCAGTACTTAAAGGGCAAGGTGCAACTTATAGCGACAGTCTTGCTCGTCTCGCCGGAAATGCAGTCAATAGTGCAGTATTTCAAGCAAAAATGGGTAGCCCCGTATGGGGAAGTTTCTTACCGCGCTTAGGTGCAGCCACAAATATGGGGCACAAAGCAGCGGAATTAATTAAAGCTATTACTCGCAATGAAATCGATAACCAGAAATCAACCCCCCTTGACACTATTTGGGCAATTTCGTTGGACGGGGAGCTCGAAGTTCACGCGGTGTTTCCCACGAATTTTATGATGGGCCCTCAGCCTAAATCCCCGATTCACCCTCCCACCTTTGTGGTTGATAAATGCTATGGAATCGTAAAAGAGCTCACTCGGGTACATCACAGTGCCTATATGCCACCTACATTGCATACTACCCAGGCGCGAACATGTGATTTACGTAGAACATCAACTTATATCAACACTGTATTTTGCCAAGGCTCAACGTTAATCCCCAATGAGCTTGGAGAAGAAGAAAAAGAAGCGCAGGTCCACGACACTGAACTAGCGGCTATTGGTGAATCGGTCGAGCGTTATTGCTCTAACCTAATCGATCTCAAACCGGTATTGCATGGTTCTTATCGGGAATTAACGAGAAAAGGATACCCGCTTCTTCATCCGGAAGAACTGGTGCTATTCTCTGCAAACCAATACCAGCAGCCCGGATTTCCTTTTGTACCTTTGACCCCTGACCTGCCCGTAGGGTGGGTGGAAGGTACCTATTATGAGAATGAAGAGCCAGTTTTCGTTCCCGCCTCCTTGGTGTATGTCAACTGGTATACCAACCAGTATCGGCAAGAACCGAAAGTTAACTTTCCAGCGTTTGCTGGAGTAGCTGCAGGAACCAGCAGTGAACAGGCAATATTATCGGGTATCAGTGAAATTATTGAACGGCATGCCACCATGGTGTGGTGGTTGAATACCCAGCCGCTTCCGCACCTGAAATTACCACAGAAATATTTAGATCTTTTTAGCGGGACGAAAGAGCCACTCCGCCCCGCTTTGATCAATCTAGACAACACATTCAATATTCCGGTGCTAGCCGGGGTAGTTCACAATGATGTCTCTAAACTGGTCCACGTTGGTTTTTCTTGTCGCTCGAGCGTTGAACAAGGCGCCTTAAAAGCCTGGAGCGAAGCGCTAACCTTACAAGAGGGAGCTCACGACCTCGCAAACCCCGAAGGGGCACATTGGACAGCAATCCGTAAAGGTCTACTTCCTGGACGTTCATATAAGAAATGGCGCCGTGACCGCCGCTATCTGGATGATTTCCGTGAGGATCTCAAAGATGTAGATGACCTCCTAATTCAGCAAGAAGTCTTTCTAGATCCTCGCGCGGTAGACAGAGTGAAATCACTGTTAGATATACCAGCAACCCGCAGTATTTCATCTGTGCCACAGCTGAAAGATAGCCAACTAGCTAGTTATATAGAGCGTATCCACGCCCGGGGTATGCGGGTAATAACCGTTGATATCACTTCTCGCGATGTTGCTTCTTGCGGACTGCATGTGATCCGCACATTAATTCCCGGCACGATCGGCAATACTCCTGCCGCATTTCCCTACCTGGGGCGCAATATGGTGGCAGAGGAAGCAGTACGGTTAGGATGGGTGGATTCGCCAAGGCCTGAAGGTAGCATGAATCCCTTCCCAATGCCGCACGCGTAA
- a CDS encoding prolyl oligopeptidase family serine peptidase, whose product MKQISQLSPPKCENIIKVRGEIRLPEGSVFYPQWKTSGSNPVYGGYQDACETLVYDTKTFDVITHKSGKSFPLGQHIKPIKVLDQELYLQGSSFINAPRLYRLDRKTGELTFAKNDTSENANTFTCRQIWAHSEDGTRIPIDCFGTLAGKQPTIVFIYGGFGRNNHSFYSPDIYSKWLTLGYSVAVIHSRGGAEFGKAWHQAGVKAGRRKVRADIASSIRELHRQNICTPETTFVHGMSHGALLAANTAIHHPELVSHVICRVPISSTKDLPKTTLGRQWLDEYGDPRTTAWENFMKEEDPLACEATPRSLSTTSWLIIGYCHDAVTTISHADSLVERVKNLGGEVTYWRYSSKGGHEGAFDPSERIAHERRLWSYLSQKASETKPEATGSPC is encoded by the coding sequence GTGAAACAGATATCGCAACTATCCCCGCCTAAGTGCGAAAACATCATCAAAGTGCGCGGTGAGATCCGGTTACCCGAAGGCAGTGTCTTCTACCCACAGTGGAAAACCTCTGGATCTAACCCGGTATATGGCGGTTACCAAGATGCTTGCGAAACTCTGGTTTATGACACCAAAACTTTTGATGTCATCACCCACAAATCTGGAAAATCATTCCCCTTAGGACAGCACATTAAACCGATAAAAGTGCTCGACCAGGAGCTCTATTTACAAGGCTCCTCCTTTATTAATGCTCCCCGCCTTTACCGCCTTGATCGGAAAACTGGAGAACTAACTTTCGCCAAGAATGACACCTCCGAAAACGCCAACACATTTACCTGCAGACAAATTTGGGCTCATAGCGAGGACGGAACTCGAATCCCTATAGACTGCTTCGGAACGTTAGCCGGAAAACAGCCGACAATCGTATTCATTTACGGGGGATTCGGGAGGAACAATCACAGTTTCTATAGTCCAGACATTTATTCAAAATGGTTAACCCTTGGTTACAGCGTTGCCGTCATTCACTCCCGAGGAGGCGCTGAATTCGGGAAAGCTTGGCATCAAGCCGGGGTTAAAGCAGGAAGACGTAAAGTCAGGGCAGATATAGCCTCCTCTATTCGTGAATTGCATCGTCAAAATATTTGCACCCCCGAGACTACATTTGTACACGGCATGTCTCATGGAGCATTGCTGGCGGCGAATACCGCCATTCACCATCCGGAACTGGTATCCCATGTAATATGTCGCGTCCCGATCAGCAGCACGAAAGACCTGCCAAAAACAACCTTAGGCCGTCAATGGTTAGACGAGTACGGGGATCCTCGAACCACTGCTTGGGAGAACTTTATGAAAGAGGAAGATCCCCTAGCCTGTGAAGCCACACCCCGAAGTTTAAGCACCACATCTTGGCTGATTATTGGCTACTGTCACGATGCAGTCACCACTATTTCTCATGCAGATTCCCTAGTCGAACGGGTGAAAAATTTGGGAGGGGAAGTAACGTACTGGCGTTATTCCAGCAAAGGCGGACATGAAGGGGCATTTGATCCCAGCGAGAGGATAGCCCACGAACGCAGACTGTGGAGCTATCTCAGCCAAAAAGCATCTGAAACAAAACCGGAAGCAACAGGTTCACCATGTTAA
- a CDS encoding FecCD family ABC transporter permease: MLTNRKQRLILAIVLAITLACSLIVAVIVGATDISLSAALEGINATLRRTADADVDTQIIGEVRFPRAVLGAIVGAGLGICGLITQSLLRNPLGDPYILGISSGASTGAAAVIVFGTTSNILSALGITFGAFLGAIASILLVTLLASAGGKITPTRIIFAGMAVTYFFSAITSLITLMAKNAAGTKSVMFWTLGSISNATWHDTFIAGSVVTVAIICFTIWGRRVDILNLGDDAAISLGTSPRLYRNLLFLVVALTIAVLVSLTGAIGFVGLVVPHAAKQLVGSTTRAALPIAALGGALLVVIADTCTRVAIRPAELPIGILTALVGTPMLMALIKKYSK, from the coding sequence ATGTTAACGAATAGAAAGCAACGCCTAATTCTGGCAATCGTTTTAGCGATAACGCTAGCTTGCTCGTTGATAGTGGCTGTCATTGTGGGAGCTACTGATATTTCACTATCGGCCGCACTTGAGGGCATCAATGCCACCCTGAGAAGAACTGCTGACGCTGACGTTGACACTCAGATTATTGGGGAGGTCAGATTTCCCCGCGCTGTTCTGGGAGCAATCGTAGGTGCCGGCTTGGGTATATGCGGCCTGATAACTCAGTCGTTACTGCGCAACCCGTTGGGCGATCCCTATATTCTAGGTATTTCCTCCGGGGCTTCCACCGGCGCAGCAGCAGTCATAGTTTTCGGAACAACCAGCAATATCTTATCTGCATTGGGAATCACTTTCGGTGCCTTCCTGGGAGCAATAGCCTCCATTCTACTCGTTACCCTGCTAGCTTCTGCCGGAGGAAAAATCACTCCCACACGCATCATTTTTGCAGGTATGGCGGTAACCTATTTTTTTTCCGCGATCACCAGCCTAATAACCCTCATGGCTAAAAACGCTGCAGGAACCAAATCCGTAATGTTCTGGACGCTCGGATCAATATCTAACGCCACCTGGCATGACACCTTCATCGCCGGCAGCGTGGTAACTGTTGCAATAATCTGCTTCACAATCTGGGGTAGAAGAGTCGATATTCTTAATTTGGGAGACGATGCAGCAATCTCGCTAGGAACAAGCCCCCGCCTTTACCGAAACCTCCTATTCCTCGTAGTGGCACTGACTATAGCGGTGCTCGTTTCTCTTACCGGCGCCATCGGATTCGTCGGCCTGGTCGTTCCTCATGCCGCGAAGCAGCTGGTAGGTTCCACCACCCGGGCAGCATTACCTATCGCTGCCCTGGGAGGCGCACTGCTTGTCGTCATTGCCGACACCTGCACCCGCGTGGCTATCAGACCAGCGGAACTACCAATCGGAATACTAACAGCCCTGGTAGGAACCCCTATGCTAATGGCTCTCATCAAGAAATATTCCAAATAG
- a CDS encoding ABC transporter substrate-binding protein — translation MIKKRIVAGALGACLAVAALTGCSGTKDSSNAAADEPLTVKNCGVETKFTTHPKKVVSMGVTGLAYLFAAGAEKSIVGRANEWGEEPPSWIGKKADGIKVLSTESISMEALMKLKPDLAYGGGFSSETTAPKAVAEKGIPAVVDATECNYFYPDQKSDESFDTTLAEITQLGKIMGTSEKADATVKELKEKLEQVSNEKIGKDRKVSYAYYYGEDADLFSYGNKGVMGEINKTLNLVNAIDPNYHPHQGPIAPEAFVKSDPDVIILLTGMGGATKESSMQRLEKIPGFKDMKAVKNGNIIYAESAVAYASPTAIYGTFELADQLKKLGK, via the coding sequence ATGATAAAGAAACGAATTGTGGCTGGCGCGTTGGGCGCATGCCTTGCGGTCGCCGCCCTCACTGGCTGCTCCGGGACAAAGGATTCTTCTAACGCTGCTGCTGACGAACCCCTTACCGTAAAGAACTGTGGGGTGGAAACGAAGTTTACTACCCATCCTAAGAAAGTTGTTTCAATGGGAGTTACCGGTTTGGCGTACCTATTTGCTGCCGGAGCAGAAAAATCCATTGTTGGTCGCGCCAATGAATGGGGTGAAGAACCACCCTCCTGGATAGGTAAAAAAGCAGACGGAATCAAAGTGCTGTCAACGGAATCCATTTCTATGGAAGCCCTCATGAAACTGAAACCTGATCTTGCTTATGGTGGCGGATTCAGTTCCGAAACTACCGCTCCGAAAGCGGTAGCAGAAAAGGGAATCCCTGCCGTTGTAGATGCTACCGAGTGCAACTACTTCTATCCGGATCAAAAATCCGATGAATCGTTCGATACTACTTTGGCGGAGATTACTCAGCTAGGCAAGATCATGGGCACCTCCGAAAAAGCGGATGCCACCGTCAAGGAACTTAAAGAGAAACTAGAGCAGGTTAGTAATGAGAAAATCGGTAAAGACCGCAAAGTTTCCTACGCCTACTACTACGGAGAAGATGCCGACCTATTTAGTTACGGAAACAAAGGGGTCATGGGGGAAATAAATAAGACCCTTAACCTTGTTAATGCTATCGACCCGAACTATCATCCGCACCAAGGTCCCATTGCGCCAGAAGCATTTGTTAAATCAGACCCCGATGTAATCATCTTGCTCACCGGAATGGGGGGTGCCACCAAAGAAAGTTCAATGCAACGACTTGAAAAGATTCCTGGCTTCAAGGACATGAAAGCGGTTAAAAATGGCAACATTATCTACGCGGAATCCGCAGTAGCCTATGCTTCCCCCACCGCGATTTATGGAACATTTGAACTGGCTGATCAGCTTAAGAAACTAGGAAAGTAA
- a CDS encoding ABC transporter ATP-binding protein — protein sequence MNDSPLTIDKASVHFGDTKVLDRVSFEVPQGKILGIAGPNGSGKTTLMRAMFAAQKLSEGRILLSGQPLDQMRPGQVARRIAVVSQFEHDMERTRVLDIVLLGRSPHRKDIQGYSAADRKICQEALAAVGMSYAQERYVDTLSGGERQRVLIARALAQQCKCILLDEPTNHLDIKYQHQILSIIKNVSDTAVIILHDLNLVTRYCDQAIILKNGRVHTQGVPDDILTPELIHDVYGVSAKEVQDGNVKQFIFKPLPSTT from the coding sequence ATGAATGATTCTCCCCTCACGATAGACAAAGCTAGCGTCCATTTCGGTGACACCAAAGTTCTTGACAGGGTCTCCTTCGAGGTACCTCAAGGCAAAATTTTAGGTATCGCCGGCCCTAATGGTTCCGGGAAAACTACCCTTATGAGGGCTATGTTCGCTGCACAAAAACTATCGGAGGGGAGAATCCTCCTCAGTGGGCAGCCTTTAGACCAAATGCGCCCCGGTCAAGTTGCCCGACGTATCGCAGTGGTTTCCCAATTCGAGCACGACATGGAAAGAACCCGCGTACTCGATATTGTTCTTCTGGGACGATCCCCGCATCGTAAGGATATTCAAGGATATAGCGCAGCTGATCGTAAAATCTGTCAAGAGGCTCTTGCCGCTGTTGGTATGAGCTATGCGCAAGAGCGCTATGTGGATACGCTTTCCGGTGGGGAGCGTCAACGGGTTCTTATTGCCCGCGCCCTCGCCCAACAATGTAAATGTATCCTGCTAGATGAACCCACAAATCATCTAGATATCAAATACCAACATCAAATTCTTAGTATCATCAAGAATGTTAGCGACACCGCTGTCATAATCTTACATGATCTTAACCTGGTAACCCGCTACTGCGACCAGGCAATTATTCTTAAAAATGGCCGGGTACACACTCAAGGTGTCCCGGACGATATTCTCACTCCTGAACTCATCCACGATGTTTATGGCGTAAGCGCCAAAGAAGTCCAAGACGGAAACGTCAAACAATTTATTTTCAAACCATTGCCATCCACTACCTGA
- a CDS encoding PfkB family carbohydrate kinase, whose protein sequence is MTKGLFVGLATLDVIQLVEKLPAENEKIRALDFTFAAGGPASNAAVAFAHGYSKLGAGLEDRGDAVLVTRISDDRIGELIREDLEKNHVRLEASTLPGNTSSTVATILVTQSTGDRAVISATDQRNLAPAYNALDIEVENFDIVETDGYETDLTLEVLKRARSSGITTVLDGGSVKSYTEELLPYIDVAIVSEPFASGHSSAELFDYLANFGVKYSAITRGSKEILYSVEGITGTLKTCKTTVVDTLGAGDFFHGGFVKALGKQALTAETFLNALAKASRIAALSIQSFGTRKWLAEN, encoded by the coding sequence GTGACAAAAGGGTTATTTGTTGGTCTCGCAACCTTAGATGTTATCCAGTTAGTGGAAAAGCTCCCGGCCGAAAATGAAAAAATCAGAGCCCTTGATTTCACATTCGCCGCGGGAGGGCCAGCCAGCAATGCCGCAGTGGCCTTCGCACACGGATATTCAAAACTAGGTGCGGGACTAGAAGATAGGGGCGATGCAGTTCTGGTAACCCGGATATCCGATGACAGAATCGGCGAGCTGATTCGCGAAGACCTCGAAAAAAATCATGTTCGCCTTGAGGCATCCACGCTGCCTGGAAACACGTCCTCGACCGTGGCCACGATCTTAGTAACCCAATCAACCGGCGATAGAGCGGTTATTTCTGCTACTGACCAGCGAAACCTCGCTCCTGCCTATAACGCCCTAGATATCGAGGTCGAAAATTTCGACATTGTGGAAACCGATGGTTACGAAACTGATCTCACTTTAGAGGTGTTGAAGCGGGCTCGCAGTTCGGGAATAACTACGGTTTTAGATGGAGGGAGCGTAAAGAGCTACACCGAGGAACTGTTACCTTACATTGATGTTGCTATCGTCTCGGAACCATTTGCCAGCGGCCACAGCTCCGCAGAACTTTTTGACTATCTGGCGAACTTCGGGGTCAAATATTCAGCGATTACTCGAGGTAGCAAAGAGATCCTATATTCGGTGGAGGGAATTACCGGAACCCTAAAAACCTGTAAGACTACCGTTGTAGATACTCTTGGTGCCGGGGATTTCTTCCACGGAGGTTTCGTGAAAGCCCTGGGCAAGCAAGCGCTTACCGCAGAAACTTTCTTAAATGCGCTTGCCAAAGCGAGCCGGATCGCAGCCTTATCAATCCAATCCTTCGGCACTCGGAAGTGGCTGGCAGAAAACTAG